From Coffea arabica cultivar ET-39 chromosome 2e, Coffea Arabica ET-39 HiFi, whole genome shotgun sequence, the proteins below share one genomic window:
- the LOC113729209 gene encoding xyloglucan endotransglucosylase protein 7-like, with translation MAYALSVKASLVLSFFVVAFAGNFYQDFDITFGDGRAQILQNGKLLTLSLDKTSGSGFRSKNQYLFGKIDIQMKLVPGNSAGTVTTYYLSSIGSNHDEIDFEFLGNLSGEPYILHTNVYTQGKGGREQQFYLWFDPTKGFHTYTILWNPRSIIFSVDGTPIRQFKNLESSGIPYPKDQPMWMYSSLWDAEDWATRGGLVKTDWSQAPFIASYQNYNAQACIWSSGSSTSSCSNSNSSANSWLTESLDSSGLERINWVQKNYMIYNYCTDKNRFPQGFPHECSL, from the exons ATGGCTTATGCTCTTTCTGTTAAAGCTTCCCTAGTCCTCAGTTTCTTTGTAGTAGcttttgctggaaatttttacCAAGATTTTGATATCACGTTTGGTGATGGACGTGCACAAATACTTCAAAATGGGAAACTTCTCACTTTATCACTTGATAAAACTTCTGGCTCAGGATTTAGGTCTAAGAACCAATATCTATTCGGAAAGATTGACATCCAGATGAAGCTTGTGCCCGGAAATTCAGCTGGCACTGTCACTACATACTAT TTATCTTCAATAGGGAGCAATCATGATGAGATTGACTTTGAGTTTCTTGGTAATTTAAGCGGAGAGCCTTATATTCTCCACACCAATGTATACACACAAGGAAAGGGAGGCAGAGAACAGCAATTTTATCTTTGGTTCGACCCCACCAAGGGCTTCCACACCTATACCATCCTATGGAACCCTCGAAGCATTAT cTTTTCTGTCGATGGGACTCCAATAAGGCAATTCAAGAACTTGGAATCTAGTGGCATCCCGTACCCAAAAGACCAGCCAATGTGGATGTATTCTAGCTTGTGGGATGCAGAAGATTGGGCTACTAGAGGGGGTTTGGTGAAGACTGATTGGAGCCAAGCCCCATTCATAGCTTCCTATCAAAATTATAATGCTCAAGCTTGCATATGGTCTTCAGGTTCCTCTACTTCTTCTTGCAGCAATAGTAATTCATCTGCAAATTCCTGGCTAACTGAATCCTTGGACAGTTCTGGTTTGGAACGAATTAATTGGGTGCAAAAGAACTACATGATTTACAACTATTGCACAGACAAAAACCGCTTTCCTCAAGGATTTCCTCACGAGTGCTCACTCTAG